The following DNA comes from Sphingopyxis sp. BSN-002.
AACGATGGTTGAACATGCCGAATTCGAGATCGCGCTCGTCGAGCCGCTCTTCTTTCGTCTTGCCGGTCTTCAGGTTGAAACGCCAGCGGTGGAGCCGCGGCTTGAGCAGTCCCTGGTCGAGATAGGCCATCATCCGCTCGAGCCCCTCGGGCGCGTTCGGGTAGGACTTCGGCATCGGCTCTTCCTGATAATAGCCGTCGAGGATGATCTCGTCGCCTTCCTCCCATGCATTCAGCCAGTGGAGCGTGTAGGTCGGCTCGGCCTCGAACCAGCGGATATCCTCGGGCTGGCCATGCCGCGGAATGATCGCGAAGCGCGTCTTTTCGTCGGGATGGAACTGAACGACGTGCAGGTTCCGCTCGAGCAGCTCTTTGTTCCAGTAGAGCGGCATGTCGTTGAGGATCGTGTAATTCTTCGTGAACGCCATGTCGTGCGGCAGTCGCGGCCCGGCGAGCGGGACGGGGATGTAGTGCTTCAGCCGGTTGTCCGCGCCGACGACGCCATAATGCATGTAGGGCGCGTGCTTCGAGTAGTTGAAGAACATCAGTTCGCCGGTTGCGAGGTCGACCTTGCAATGCGCCGAAATGCCGTCGAGCGGCACCCAGGCTTCAGTGCCGAACTGTTCGAGCGTGAAGGGGTCGAGCCGGTAGGCTTCGCCGCACTGGTAAAAGGTCGAGATGATCTTGCCCGCATGGATCGCAACGTCGGTCGAGCTTGAATCCTTCAGCCACTCCTGCGCACCCCAACCGTGGCGCGTCGACTTGTGCGGGGGCTCCATCAGCCCCGCCCACAGCGAGCGGCCGGCTTCCTTCTCGGCCTCGAACCCCTTGGTGCGGACGAAGCGGCTGCGATAGCTCGCGCGGCCGTCCTTGAACGAGATCGCGTGGATGAAGCCGTCGCCGTCGAACGGATGATAGCGGCCGATCGGCTCGTGGATCTGGTTCTCGCCGGTGCGCACGTAAACGCCGTCGATGTCGGTCGGGATCGTCCCGATCACCTCGGCATCGCCATTGGCGAAGATCGCGTTCCACTCGTTGTATGTCGGGCGCCACGCGTCCTTCATATAGGGGTGGTCGTTCGGCTGGATCGTGGTGGCAATCGTCTCGACGAGTTCGGCGGTCATGCGATGACTCCTTCGGCTGCTGCAAAGCGCGGCCTTGCGGCGGCGGCATCATATTCGGAAACGAGACGATCGACGATAGCGGCGACGGGTTCGATGCCGCGCACCGCGCCGACGCCCTGGCCGGCGGACCAGACATTCTTCCATGCCTTGGCATCGTCCTGCGCGTCCGAGAAGTTCGGGCGCTTGTCCTCGGGCATGTTCGCGGGGTCGTATCCCGCGGCGATCAGGCTCGATTTCAGCCAGTTGGCGGTCACACCGGTGATGCCTTTGGAAGGCACGATGTCCTCGGCGCCTGCTGCGACGACCATATCCTTATAGGGCTGCACTGCCATGCTTTCGGCGCAGGCGATCAGCGAGGTGCCAAGATAGGCGAAGTCGGCGCCGAGAATTTCGGCTGCGCGGACGGCGTGGCCGGTCGAGATCGCGCCGCCCAGTACGAGCGGCCCGTCCCAGAACTGTCGCACCTCCTCGACAAAGGCGAAGCCGGCGGTTGCGCCGGTATGACCGCCCGCGCCCGCCGCGACGAGAACGAGTCCGTCGACTCCGGCCGCAGCGGCCTTGCGCGCGAAGCCGACCGAGTTGACGTCGGCGAAGACGAGCCCGCCATAGGCGTGGATTTCCTCGACCACCCGCGCCGGACTGCCGAGCGCGGTAATCACCAGCGGCACCTTGTGGCGCACGACGCAGGCGAGGTCTTCGGGCAGGCGGCTGTTCGACGGATGGACGACCAGATTGACCGCCCAGGGCGCTGCTTCGGGATCGTTCGACAGCGCCGAATCGATCCGGCTCACCCAATCCTCGAGATCGGCCGAGGTGCGCGCGTTGGGGGCCGGGAAGCTGCCGATCACGCCCGAGCGCGAGGCTGCGATCACCATCTCGGGGCCCGACACCAGGAACATCGGCGCGGCGATCGCGGGCAGCCGCAAATTGCGCGTAAGCGCTGGTGGAAGGCCGTTTTTCGGCACTATCATGCTCTCCCGAATTATCTGACTTGCATAACGATACTTAAAGAAGATAAGAGTCGCAAGGCCAGAAAAACATCGCGGGGTGCCCCCGACGGTGGTGGGAGGGAGAGACATCATGAAGACGCAATTCGCTGCGCTGCTCGCTGCATCGGCGCTCGCGACCCCCGGGATCGCCTTTGCGCAGGACACTGCGCCAGCGGAAGAGCAGGGCGGGCTCGAAGAAATCATCGTCACCGCGCAGAAGCGCGCCGAAGGCCTGTCCGACGTGCCGATCTCGATCTCGGCGGTCAGTGGCAAGCAGATCGAAAGCTATGGTCAGACCAACCTCGAACAGATTTCGTCGTCGGTCCCGAACCTCAAGATCACCCAGACCGCGATCGCCAACCGCATCGCGATCCGCGGCATCGCCTCGGGCGACAACAAGGGCTTCGAACAGTCGGTCGCTATGTTCGTCGACGGCGTCTATTACGGCCGCGACCAGCTTTCTCGCCTGCCGCTGATCGACATGGAACGCGTCGAGGTGCTGCGCGGACCACAGCCGACGCTGTTCGGCAAGAATGCGATCGCGGGCGCGGTGAACATCACGACGCGCAGCCCGACCGATGAATTCGAGGGCTCGGTCTCGGGCCTCTATGAATTCAACCACAAGGAATTCCAGCTGACCGGCGTCCTGTCGGGGCCGCTCAGCGACGGGGTCGAGGCGCGCGTCGTTGGCTACTACCGGACGATGGACGGTTATTTCTACAACACCAAGCTCGACCGCGACGAGCCGAACGTCGACGAGAAATATTTCCGCGGCAAACTCGAATTCGATCGCGGCGGGCCATTCGCGGCCGAGCTCAAGCTCGAATATGCCGACTTCGAGGCGAAGGGTCAGCCGCGCGACGTGTTCGGCGCGGTCGGCAACTATAACACGGTGTTCCAGGGGCCGTTCTTCGTCGACACGACCCCCGACTATGTCCGCGCCGACAACGGCTATCAGAGCCGCAACAAGGTGTTCGGCGCGACGCTCAACATGGACCTCGAGCTCGGCGACCACACGCTGACCTCGACCTCGTCGCTGCTCGACTACAAGACGCGCGAGATCGTCGACGTCGATTTCTCGGGGATCAGCTTCCTTGACGGCACGAACCTTCGCGAGGACTATCGCCAATATTCGCAGGAACTCCGCCTCGCATCGCCGGGCGGCGAAGCGTTCAACTATATCGCGGGCCTCTATTATCAGAATGCCAAGCTCGATGTGCAGGACTTCACCCTGTTCAACTCGACCTTCCTTGCGCTGGGCCCGCCGTTCAATGCGATCGGCGATACGCGCAACGACCGCGACTACAGCCAGAAATCGGACCTGATCTCGGCCTTCGCGCAGGGCGAGCTGTCGGTCACCGACCAGCTTCGCATTACCGCGGGGGCGCGCTTCAACCATGAGAAGAAGACGGGCAGCCGCAGCCTCGCAATCGTCCAGGGGCCACTCAACACCTTCAACCCGCTCGTGGTCGCAGCGACCTTCCGCGCGCTCAACATCGAGGCGCACAGCATCTCTGGCAAATTGAGCGAAGACAGCTTCAATCCGATGGTCAACGTCCAGTTCGACGCGACCGACGACCTGATGCTCTACGCCTCCTATGCCAAGGGAACGAAGGCCGGCGGGTTCGATATCCGCTCGAACTCGCTGCCGACCTCGACCACCGTCGCCAAGCCCGGCGCCTTCATGTTCGCGGACGAAAGCGCCGACAATTTCGAGGGCGGGCTGAAATACAAGGGACGCAACCTTGCGTTCAACCTGTCGGTCTATCGCACCAAATATCACGATCTTCAGGTCAACATCTTCGACGGCACGCTGAATTTCAACGTCCGCAACGCCGCCGGCGCGAAGACGCAGGGGGTCGAGGCCGACTTCCGCGCGGCACTCGCCGAGGGGCTGACGGTCAGCGGCGCGATCGCCTATCTCGACTTCAAGTTCACCAACTTCACCAACGGCCAGTGCTATTATCTGCAGACGCCGGGGCCGGGCGGTTTCTGCGACTATACGGGCAAGCGCAACGCGCTGTCGCCCAAATGGTCGGGCAACCTCAACCTCGACTATACGACCCCGATCAGCGGCAGCATGAAGATCGCCGCGAACTTCAACGTCGACTTCTCGTCGGCCTATATCGCCTCGGCGAACCTCGACCCGCGCACGCGGCAGGACAGCTATGCCAAGCTTGGCGCGCGCCTTGCGCTCGCCGAGGTCGACAACAAGTGGGAGATCGCGCTGATCGGGCGCAATC
Coding sequences within:
- a CDS encoding carotenoid oxygenase family protein; translation: MTAELVETIATTIQPNDHPYMKDAWRPTYNEWNAIFANGDAEVIGTIPTDIDGVYVRTGENQIHEPIGRYHPFDGDGFIHAISFKDGRASYRSRFVRTKGFEAEKEAGRSLWAGLMEPPHKSTRHGWGAQEWLKDSSSTDVAIHAGKIISTFYQCGEAYRLDPFTLEQFGTEAWVPLDGISAHCKVDLATGELMFFNYSKHAPYMHYGVVGADNRLKHYIPVPLAGPRLPHDMAFTKNYTILNDMPLYWNKELLERNLHVVQFHPDEKTRFAIIPRHGQPEDIRWFEAEPTYTLHWLNAWEEGDEIILDGYYQEEPMPKSYPNAPEGLERMMAYLDQGLLKPRLHRWRFNLKTGKTKEERLDERDLEFGMFNHRYAGKPYRYAYSAIPEPGWFLFRGLVKHDLNARTSESYEFGPGRFGSEAPFAPRIDAKDEDDGYLVSFIADLETDTSECVLIDAKNVAAGPVCRIILPERICSGTHTVWASGDDIGMGPNSVLAA
- a CDS encoding nitronate monooxygenase, with the protein product MIVPKNGLPPALTRNLRLPAIAAPMFLVSGPEMVIAASRSGVIGSFPAPNARTSADLEDWVSRIDSALSNDPEAAPWAVNLVVHPSNSRLPEDLACVVRHKVPLVITALGSPARVVEEIHAYGGLVFADVNSVGFARKAAAAGVDGLVLVAAGAGGHTGATAGFAFVEEVRQFWDGPLVLGGAISTGHAVRAAEILGADFAYLGTSLIACAESMAVQPYKDMVVAAGAEDIVPSKGITGVTANWLKSSLIAAGYDPANMPEDKRPNFSDAQDDAKAWKNVWSAGQGVGAVRGIEPVAAIVDRLVSEYDAAAARPRFAAAEGVIA
- a CDS encoding TonB-dependent receptor, encoding MKTQFAALLAASALATPGIAFAQDTAPAEEQGGLEEIIVTAQKRAEGLSDVPISISAVSGKQIESYGQTNLEQISSSVPNLKITQTAIANRIAIRGIASGDNKGFEQSVAMFVDGVYYGRDQLSRLPLIDMERVEVLRGPQPTLFGKNAIAGAVNITTRSPTDEFEGSVSGLYEFNHKEFQLTGVLSGPLSDGVEARVVGYYRTMDGYFYNTKLDRDEPNVDEKYFRGKLEFDRGGPFAAELKLEYADFEAKGQPRDVFGAVGNYNTVFQGPFFVDTTPDYVRADNGYQSRNKVFGATLNMDLELGDHTLTSTSSLLDYKTREIVDVDFSGISFLDGTNLREDYRQYSQELRLASPGGEAFNYIAGLYYQNAKLDVQDFTLFNSTFLALGPPFNAIGDTRNDRDYSQKSDLISAFAQGELSVTDQLRITAGARFNHEKKTGSRSLAIVQGPLNTFNPLVVAATFRALNIEAHSISGKLSEDSFNPMVNVQFDATDDLMLYASYAKGTKAGGFDIRSNSLPTSTTVAKPGAFMFADESADNFEGGLKYKGRNLAFNLSVYRTKYHDLQVNIFDGTLNFNVRNAAGAKTQGVEADFRAALAEGLTVSGAIAYLDFKFTNFTNGQCYYLQTPGPGGFCDYTGKRNALSPKWSGNLNLDYTTPISGSMKIAANFNVDFSSAYIASANLDPRTRQDSYAKLGARLALAEVDNKWEIALIGRNLTNQRILQTASSMPLATTITRNAGNAYNGIVDRPRTIAVQLTGRF